One genomic segment of Nonomuraea coxensis DSM 45129 includes these proteins:
- a CDS encoding DUF4236 domain-containing protein, with product MGWHYRKSIKVGPFRINLSRHGISHSYGNRRFHVTATPDGRRHVSVRLPGGFHVGKTFGGRRYRGHH from the coding sequence TTGGGCTGGCACTACAGAAAATCCATCAAAGTAGGACCGTTCCGGATCAACCTCTCGCGGCATGGCATCAGCCACAGCTACGGCAACCGGCGCTTCCACGTCACCGCGACCCCCGACGGCCGGCGGCACGTGTCGGTGCGCCTGCCCGGCGGCTTCCACGTCGGCAAGACGTTCGGCGGCAGGAGATATCGCGGACATCACTGA
- a CDS encoding DUF4236 domain-containing protein: MGWSYRKSIKVGPLRLNLSRGGVGHSWGNRLFRVTRRADGRRTLSVNLPGGFHWRKTTNDR, from the coding sequence ATGGGCTGGAGCTACCGTAAGTCGATCAAGGTGGGCCCCTTACGGCTGAACCTGTCCCGCGGCGGGGTCGGCCACAGCTGGGGCAACCGGCTGTTCCGGGTGACGCGAAGGGCGGACGGGCGTCGTACGCTGTCGGTCAACCTGCCCGGAGGCTTTCACTGGCGCAAGACCACCAACGATCGCTGA
- a CDS encoding endonuclease III domain-containing protein, with protein MTDRVMEVLRRLRAGREAFAPGPALPVVDQVVATVLSQATSDVNSGRAFARLKARFPAWEQVADAPPEEVADAIRCGGIAERKARRIQEILTAIEDREGAITLDRLDGLDDEAAEAYLTSLPGVGPKTAACVLMFSMGREAFPVDTHVHRVTTRLGWIPAGVSAERAHRLLRPMVPPEVRHELHLALIRHGRAVCRARQPRCGECVLREVCAYGLSALSRRSEPPGRGAP; from the coding sequence GTGACCGATCGGGTGATGGAGGTGCTGCGGCGACTGCGGGCCGGGCGGGAGGCGTTCGCGCCGGGCCCGGCGCTGCCCGTCGTGGACCAGGTCGTGGCGACCGTCCTGTCCCAGGCCACCTCGGACGTCAACTCCGGCCGCGCCTTCGCCCGCCTCAAGGCCAGGTTCCCGGCGTGGGAGCAGGTGGCGGACGCGCCGCCCGAGGAGGTGGCCGACGCCATCCGCTGCGGCGGCATCGCCGAGCGCAAGGCCCGCCGCATCCAAGAGATCCTGACCGCGATCGAGGACCGCGAGGGCGCGATCACGCTGGACCGGCTGGACGGGCTCGACGACGAGGCGGCGGAGGCGTACCTGACCTCGCTGCCGGGTGTCGGCCCGAAGACCGCGGCCTGCGTGCTCATGTTCTCGATGGGCCGGGAGGCGTTCCCCGTGGACACCCACGTGCACCGCGTCACCACCCGGCTCGGCTGGATCCCGGCGGGCGTCTCCGCCGAGCGGGCGCACCGCCTCCTGCGGCCCATGGTGCCGCCGGAGGTCCGGCACGAGCTGCACCTCGCGCTGATCCGGCACGGGCGCGCGGTCTGCCGGGCGCGGCAGCCCCGGTGCGGGGAGTGCGTGCTGCGCGAGGTGTGTGCGTACGGACTGAGCGCGCTCAGTCGAAGAAGTGAGCCACCCGGAAGGGGCGCACCGTGA
- a CDS encoding CynX/NimT family MFS transporter — MSVLASERRGRTTPLAWLLVLGIVLAALNLRTAVTSVGPLLDQLAGALGMTSVGTGLLTTLPVLAFAGVGAVTPALARRVGEHRLLLLALVTLGAGLLVRSLVGSAPVFLLSSAVALSGGAVGNVLIPTLIKRHFPARTGIMTTVYTTALATGTMLAAAATVPIERASGDWHVALGVWAALAAVAAIPWLALLRSEPERDTGGRDAGVRRMLGSQLAWTIAIYFGTQSMIAYIMFGWLATILTDGGYSTSEAGLLLGVFTALNIPVSVAVPVIAARFRDQRPVVSGLVAFYAAGFGGLWAGPASWAPLWVTLIAIGMGSFPLALVMLGLRTRTPEVTAALSAFGQSAGYLIAGGGPLLVGVLRDWSGGWALPYTLIFVVLAVQLAAGLYAGRERHLEDERALG, encoded by the coding sequence ATGAGTGTTCTGGCGTCGGAGCGCAGAGGCAGGACCACACCCCTCGCCTGGCTCCTCGTGCTGGGAATCGTCCTCGCCGCACTCAACCTGCGGACCGCCGTCACCAGCGTAGGCCCCCTCCTCGACCAGCTCGCGGGGGCGCTCGGCATGACGAGCGTCGGCACGGGCCTGCTCACCACCCTCCCGGTGCTGGCCTTCGCCGGCGTCGGCGCCGTCACCCCGGCGCTCGCCCGGCGCGTCGGCGAGCACCGGCTGCTCCTGCTCGCCCTGGTCACGCTGGGCGCGGGCCTGCTGGTCAGGTCGCTGGTCGGCTCGGCCCCCGTGTTCCTGCTGAGCAGCGCGGTCGCGCTGTCCGGCGGCGCCGTGGGCAACGTGCTGATCCCGACGCTGATCAAACGGCACTTCCCCGCGCGTACGGGGATCATGACCACCGTCTACACCACGGCCCTGGCGACGGGCACCATGCTGGCCGCCGCCGCGACCGTGCCGATCGAGCGCGCGTCGGGGGACTGGCACGTCGCGCTCGGCGTGTGGGCGGCCCTGGCCGCCGTGGCCGCCATTCCGTGGCTTGCGCTGCTGCGCAGTGAGCCGGAGCGGGACACGGGAGGCAGGGACGCCGGAGTACGGCGGATGCTGGGCAGCCAGCTGGCCTGGACGATCGCGATCTACTTCGGCACCCAGTCGATGATCGCGTACATCATGTTCGGCTGGCTCGCCACCATCCTCACCGACGGGGGCTACAGCACCTCCGAGGCCGGGCTGCTCCTCGGCGTGTTCACCGCGCTGAACATCCCGGTGTCGGTCGCCGTGCCCGTGATCGCCGCGCGGTTCCGCGACCAGCGGCCGGTGGTGTCCGGGCTCGTCGCCTTCTACGCGGCCGGCTTCGGCGGGCTCTGGGCGGGGCCGGCGTCGTGGGCGCCGCTCTGGGTGACGCTCATCGCCATCGGCATGGGGTCGTTCCCGCTGGCGCTGGTGATGCTGGGGCTGCGCACCCGTACGCCGGAGGTGACCGCCGCGCTGTCGGCGTTCGGGCAGAGCGCCGGCTACCTCATCGCGGGCGGCGGGCCGCTGCTGGTCGGCGTGCTGCGGGACTGGTCGGGAGGGTGGGCGCTGCCGTACACGCTGATCTTCGTGGTGCTGGCCGTCCAGCTCGCCGCCGGCCTGTACGCCGGCCGCGAGCGGCACCTGGAGGACGAGCGGGCACTGGGATGA
- a CDS encoding SRPBCC family protein encodes MSTIEHSVDVEVPIRVAYNQWTQFESFPEFMEGVESVKQVTDTRTHWVAEIAGVRREFDADITEQHPDERVAWRSVDKPNQAGVVTFHRVDDGRTRVTLQMEYDPEGFVETAGDWLQLVRMRVNGDLKRFKQFIESRGSETGGWRGDVPGPHQRDGAAPGTGTHEPGSTYGGAQQVPPGTIGGTDPSMPGGDTTLPAPGHFPPRDEPPQGPRPVL; translated from the coding sequence ATGAGCACGATCGAGCACTCCGTAGACGTCGAGGTCCCCATCAGGGTGGCCTACAACCAGTGGACGCAGTTCGAGAGCTTCCCCGAGTTCATGGAAGGGGTCGAGTCGGTCAAACAGGTGACCGACACCCGTACGCACTGGGTGGCGGAGATCGCCGGGGTCAGGCGCGAGTTCGACGCCGACATCACCGAGCAGCACCCGGACGAGCGGGTCGCCTGGCGCAGCGTCGACAAGCCGAACCAGGCGGGCGTCGTCACCTTCCACCGCGTCGACGACGGCCGCACGCGGGTCACGCTCCAGATGGAGTACGACCCCGAGGGCTTCGTCGAGACCGCCGGCGACTGGCTGCAGCTGGTCCGCATGCGGGTCAACGGCGACCTCAAGCGGTTCAAGCAGTTCATCGAGTCGCGCGGCTCGGAGACGGGCGGCTGGCGCGGCGACGTGCCCGGCCCGCACCAGCGCGACGGCGCCGCCCCCGGCACCGGCACGCACGAGCCCGGCTCCACGTACGGCGGCGCGCAGCAGGTGCCGCCCGGCACGATCGGCGGCACAGATCCGTCCATGCCGGGCGGCGACACGACGCTGCCGGCCCCCGGCCACTTCCCCCCGCGCGACGAGCCGCCGCAGGGGCCCCGGCCGGTCCTGTAA
- a CDS encoding TetR/AcrR family transcriptional regulator C-terminal domain-containing protein: MTGYMVREAQERSAPRREGVSDAEPPHLAPLLERGVPGADDNFERGLRRLLDGIERELPR; the protein is encoded by the coding sequence ATGACCGGCTACATGGTCCGTGAGGCGCAGGAGCGCTCCGCGCCCAGGCGCGAGGGCGTCAGCGACGCCGAGCCGCCGCACCTGGCGCCCCTGCTGGAGCGGGGCGTCCCCGGTGCGGACGACAACTTCGAGCGCGGCCTGCGCCGGCTGCTCGACGGCATCGAGCGCGAGCTGCCGCGATGA
- a CDS encoding DUF523 domain-containing protein, whose product MEKILVSACLMGRKVRYDGGAKTSSAAVLAGWRTEGRLVPFCPEVSGGLPVPRPAAEIEGGAGGAAVLEGAARVLTSGGDDVTEAFLAGARAALEAARAAGARMAVLKEGSPSCGALAVYDGSFAGRRTPGQGVTTALLERHGIRVFGEDRLAEAAGYLRTLET is encoded by the coding sequence GTGGAGAAGATCCTCGTCAGCGCCTGCCTGATGGGCCGCAAAGTCCGCTACGACGGCGGCGCGAAGACCAGCTCGGCCGCCGTGCTCGCCGGATGGCGGACGGAGGGGCGGCTTGTGCCGTTCTGCCCCGAGGTGTCGGGCGGGCTGCCGGTGCCGCGCCCGGCCGCCGAGATCGAGGGGGGCGCGGGCGGGGCCGCCGTGCTGGAGGGCGCGGCCCGGGTCCTGACGTCCGGCGGCGACGACGTGACGGAGGCGTTCCTCGCGGGGGCGCGGGCGGCGCTGGAGGCGGCCAGGGCGGCGGGCGCCAGGATGGCGGTGCTCAAGGAGGGCAGCCCGTCGTGCGGCGCGCTGGCCGTCTACGACGGCTCCTTCGCCGGCCGCAGGACGCCCGGTCAAGGGGTCACCACGGCGCTGCTGGAGCGGCACGGCATCCGGGTGTTCGGCGAGGACCGCCTCGCCGAGGCGGCCGGCTACCTGCGCACCCTGGAGACGTAG
- a CDS encoding Dyp-type peroxidase, protein MPVDLNNARPLAWDSATLDADTKAMLDNLQPNILRAHVREHLAVLFVRFNDAAEGRAFLRHVATARMKSAREHLEEVRDFAGRGRRGTPYVGIGISKAGYRDLGHSVEQVRAFGDQAFRDGMKRRVAEVEDPPVEQWDRAYQREIHAVVLIGDDRPGPVAALREEIIGALPASARLLGEETGRGMRNPAGDGIEHFGYVDGRSQPLFLKDEVDREPRKHWDPAFPLANVLVPDPFSPDPRRHHGSYLVFRKLEQNVRAFKEIEERLADDLGLKGGDRHRAGAMLVGRFKDGTPVTGRAKAGGGPVANDFTFDGDDGSKCPFSGHIRKTNPRSFGREVLMARRGQTYGRRGDEPWDDAPPETRPSGGVGLLFMAFNSSLVDQFEFTQRSWAGNPDFEHPATGHDPVIGQGERAIKVTFPKVWGKPEQSPPQAQVAQTVTMRGGEYFFAPSLAYLRTL, encoded by the coding sequence ATGCCAGTCGACCTGAACAACGCACGACCCCTGGCCTGGGACTCGGCCACGCTCGACGCGGACACCAAGGCGATGCTCGACAACCTTCAGCCGAACATCCTGCGCGCGCACGTACGCGAGCACCTGGCCGTCCTGTTCGTCCGGTTCAACGACGCGGCCGAGGGCCGGGCGTTCCTCCGGCACGTGGCCACCGCGAGGATGAAGTCGGCGCGCGAGCACCTGGAGGAGGTGCGCGACTTCGCCGGCCGGGGGCGGCGCGGCACCCCCTACGTCGGGATCGGCATCAGCAAGGCCGGCTACCGCGACCTCGGCCACTCGGTCGAGCAGGTGCGGGCCTTCGGCGACCAGGCGTTCCGCGACGGCATGAAACGGCGCGTCGCCGAGGTCGAGGACCCGCCCGTCGAGCAGTGGGACCGCGCCTACCAGCGCGAGATCCACGCCGTCGTGCTCATCGGCGACGACCGGCCGGGACCGGTGGCGGCACTCCGCGAGGAGATCATCGGCGCGCTGCCGGCCAGCGCCAGGCTGCTCGGCGAGGAGACCGGCCGGGGCATGCGCAACCCGGCCGGCGACGGCATCGAGCACTTCGGCTACGTGGACGGCCGCAGCCAGCCGCTGTTCCTCAAGGACGAGGTGGACCGCGAGCCGAGAAAGCACTGGGACCCGGCCTTCCCGCTGGCCAACGTGCTGGTGCCCGACCCCTTCTCGCCGGACCCGCGCCGCCACCACGGCAGCTACCTGGTCTTCAGGAAGCTGGAGCAGAACGTACGGGCGTTCAAGGAGATCGAGGAGCGGCTCGCCGACGACCTCGGGCTGAAGGGCGGCGACCGCCACCGGGCGGGCGCGATGCTCGTCGGCCGCTTCAAGGACGGCACGCCGGTGACCGGCCGGGCCAAGGCCGGCGGCGGCCCGGTGGCCAACGACTTCACCTTCGACGGCGACGACGGGAGCAAGTGCCCCTTCAGCGGCCACATCAGGAAGACCAACCCGCGCTCGTTCGGCCGCGAGGTGCTCATGGCGAGACGCGGCCAGACGTACGGGCGGCGCGGCGACGAGCCGTGGGACGACGCGCCCCCGGAGACGCGGCCCAGCGGCGGGGTCGGGCTGCTGTTCATGGCGTTCAACAGCAGCCTGGTCGACCAGTTCGAGTTCACCCAGCGGAGCTGGGCGGGCAATCCCGACTTCGAGCACCCGGCGACCGGCCACGACCCGGTCATCGGGCAGGGCGAGCGGGCGATCAAGGTGACGTTCCCGAAGGTCTGGGGCAAGCCCGAGCAGTCGCCGCCGCAGGCCCAGGTGGCGCAGACGGTCACGATGAGGGGCGGGGAGTACTTCTTCGCGCCGTCGCTGGCCTACCTGCGCACCCTGTGA